One Enterococcus silesiacus genomic window carries:
- a CDS encoding XRE family transcriptional regulator, with protein MNIGDKIKEQRLKKELTQEQLSELLNVSRSTVSSWEVGRNYPDLETIVAISDLFGISLDNLLREDMEMTKDLSKKMRWNNYYKRILVVIGILSLIYVGFNGKLRMDEQRYLKNLTAHSWKQDDYRYSGSYALEEGGVLYSTYVMEVGFNPIPLTEHNPWVIARKDKLVVKVKEGNKRNVVISKANDPKVKYDATVEVDETGNLINSDPSWSDEKEQSLKAYLKKYQKEYVELLRETASKRKEIINE; from the coding sequence ATGAACATTGGTGACAAAATCAAAGAACAGCGCTTAAAAAAAGAACTGACTCAAGAACAATTAAGTGAGTTATTAAATGTTTCTCGTTCGACAGTGTCCAGTTGGGAAGTTGGCAGAAATTATCCGGACTTAGAAACAATTGTCGCAATTAGCGATCTGTTCGGTATCTCTCTTGATAACTTATTGCGGGAGGATATGGAAATGACAAAAGACTTATCGAAAAAAATGAGATGGAACAACTATTACAAGCGAATATTAGTAGTTATTGGAATTCTTTCTTTGATCTATGTAGGGTTTAATGGCAAGCTGCGAATGGACGAACAGCGCTATTTAAAAAATCTTACTGCGCATTCTTGGAAGCAAGATGACTATAGATATTCGGGAAGCTATGCTTTGGAAGAAGGAGGAGTGTTGTATTCAACCTATGTCATGGAAGTGGGCTTCAATCCTATTCCCTTAACAGAACATAATCCGTGGGTGATCGCAAGAAAAGACAAATTAGTGGTTAAAGTCAAAGAAGGAAACAAACGGAATGTAGTGATTTCAAAAGCGAATGATCCAAAAGTAAAATACGATGCAACTGTTGAAGTAGATGAGACTGGAAACTTAATAAATAGTGATCCGAGTTGGTCTGACGAAAAAGAGCAGTCATTAAAAGCGTATCTGAAAAAATATCAAAAGGAATATGTAGAATTGCTGAGAGAGACTGCAAGTAAAAGAAAAGAAATTATTAACGAATGA
- a CDS encoding phosphoglycerate mutase gives MTKTLYLMRHGETLFNQQKKIQGWCDSPLTEKGIKQAQIAGDYFKDRNIIFDSAYASTSERASDTLEQVTDKPYQRVKGLKEWNFGRFESESESLNPPLPYGDYFAGYGGEEEFQFRQRVSEALMDIMKEAGETVLAVSHGAACRQFMRNWAHTSEIDQKDRLGNCCILKFEFEQDTFKLIEIINHDFSSLD, from the coding sequence ATGACCAAAACATTATATCTGATGAGGCACGGGGAAACACTCTTCAATCAACAGAAAAAAATCCAGGGCTGGTGTGATTCACCACTGACAGAAAAAGGCATCAAACAAGCGCAAATTGCAGGGGATTATTTCAAGGACCGCAACATTATTTTTGATAGCGCATACGCTTCTACTTCTGAACGAGCAAGTGATACCTTAGAGCAAGTAACGGATAAGCCATATCAAAGAGTAAAAGGCTTGAAAGAATGGAATTTTGGTCGGTTTGAATCAGAGAGTGAGTCGTTGAATCCACCATTACCGTATGGGGATTACTTCGCTGGCTATGGTGGAGAAGAAGAATTTCAATTTAGACAGCGCGTATCAGAAGCATTGATGGACATCATGAAAGAAGCTGGAGAAACTGTTTTAGCCGTGTCTCACGGCGCAGCCTGTCGCCAGTTTATGCGAAACTGGGCGCATACCAGTGAAATCGATCAAAAAGACCGATTAGGAAATTGTTGTATTTTGAAATTTGAATTTGAACAGGATACATTTAAATTAATAGAAATCATTAATCACGATTTTTCAAGTTTGGACTAA
- a CDS encoding thymidylate synthase, translated as MEIDNLLTITTRQELRNWLQANSTTEKYCWIIVSIKPEPNKIQYLDAVEEALCFGWIDGIKKKVSETQTAQRLSPRAKKSPWTELNKERARRMERVGLMTEHGRNVLPDMSEASFQIDEIIEKRLKEDPEIYETFLNFPELYRRIRIDTIQNYKHQPELFEKRLDKFLENTKAKKMYGAWHDEGRLLE; from the coding sequence ATGGAAATAGACAATCTGTTGACCATAACGACCAGACAGGAATTACGCAACTGGCTACAAGCAAACAGCACAACCGAAAAATACTGCTGGATCATCGTCAGTATCAAACCAGAACCTAATAAAATCCAATACCTAGATGCGGTAGAAGAAGCACTTTGCTTCGGTTGGATCGATGGCATCAAAAAGAAAGTCTCTGAAACACAAACGGCTCAAAGACTTTCACCAAGAGCCAAAAAAAGTCCATGGACAGAGCTAAATAAAGAACGTGCTCGCCGAATGGAAAGAGTAGGCTTGATGACCGAACACGGTAGAAACGTTCTGCCTGATATGTCGGAAGCTTCATTTCAAATAGATGAAATCATAGAAAAAAGACTCAAAGAAGATCCAGAAATCTATGAAACTTTTCTAAACTTTCCAGAATTATATCGGCGTATTCGTATTGATACGATTCAAAATTATAAACATCAGCCAGAATTATTTGAGAAGCGTTTGGATAAATTTCTGGAAAATACAAAGGCTAAAAAAATGTATGGTGCTTGGCATGATGAAGGCCGGTTGCTTGAATAA
- a CDS encoding cell wall protein: protein MQRKLKAALFTFSIIVALLLLPQVVAAKEESGEANFSARAEIPENQVDKNQTYFDLRIQPGMEQDLTLVLTNPTKEKVSVTVEPNVATTNQNGEMDFTKHPKKQDSTLQYPFTALISDKQVVELASNETKNVTFKLKMPKENIEGMILGGFYLYKNIGEEEEKAEANVQIKNRYSYVIGTKLTIDDQKVKPDVVLNEVKPDLLNYRTVVTANLQNIKPTMIGNFKVAAKIYKKDDTEVLHETTKENMSMAPNSNFDFPINWDNQRLEPGTYRLKLQASSNDENWEFDKEFTIVKTDSDRLNKEAVELEEQPMNWYLVIGVSLVIIVCVIGCVMLYKKNKKKKELLRKKMKKRKKKVSKK, encoded by the coding sequence TCAGCAAGAGCAGAGATTCCAGAGAATCAAGTAGATAAAAATCAAACGTATTTTGATTTAAGGATACAACCAGGAATGGAGCAAGATTTAACGTTAGTACTGACCAACCCAACGAAAGAGAAAGTCAGTGTGACCGTTGAGCCAAATGTTGCGACGACCAACCAAAATGGTGAAATGGACTTTACTAAACACCCCAAAAAACAAGATAGCACGTTGCAATATCCATTTACTGCGTTAATCTCCGACAAACAAGTCGTTGAACTTGCTTCAAATGAAACAAAAAATGTTACCTTCAAACTGAAAATGCCGAAAGAAAACATAGAAGGCATGATATTAGGTGGTTTTTACCTCTACAAAAATATCGGTGAAGAAGAAGAAAAAGCAGAAGCAAACGTTCAAATAAAAAATCGGTACTCATATGTAATCGGAACAAAACTAACAATTGATGATCAGAAAGTAAAACCCGATGTTGTATTAAATGAAGTCAAACCAGATTTATTGAACTATCGAACAGTTGTGACTGCCAATCTTCAAAACATCAAACCAACAATGATCGGTAACTTTAAAGTAGCAGCAAAAATCTACAAAAAAGATGATACAGAAGTACTTCATGAAACAACAAAAGAAAATATGAGTATGGCACCAAATTCAAACTTTGATTTTCCAATTAATTGGGACAATCAACGCTTAGAACCAGGAACGTATCGATTGAAGCTTCAGGCAAGTTCGAATGATGAAAACTGGGAGTTTGACAAAGAATTCACCATTGTGAAAACAGATAGTGATCGATTGAATAAAGAGGCAGTTGAATTAGAAGAACAACCAATGAATTGGTATTTAGTAATTGGCGTAAGCTTAGTCATAATTGTATGTGTGATTGGTTGCGTAATGCTTTACAAGAAGAACAAAAAGAAAAAAGAACTACTGAGAAAAAAGATGAAAAAGAGAAAGAAAAAAGTGTCTAAAAAATAA